One genomic window of Methanosalsum zhilinae DSM 4017 includes the following:
- the nifB gene encoding nitrogenase cofactor biosynthesis protein NifB, with amino-acid sequence MPDKENEKVQGDSRHSEISACPEYEGSDVLRKIADHPCYDPKAQHKYGRIHLPVAPACNIQCRFCVREYDCVNESRPGVTSEVLTPQEAVSKLRNVLSEHPYIKVVGIAGPGDPLANDETFETLELVKKEFPDLLLCMSTNGLALPDRVDDLVRLDISTLTVTVNAVDPKIMEKIYSHIVHEGKIYKGPEAAKILHRRQMEGIRAAVDAGIVVKINTVLIPTINDDHVVDIARRMSEMGVYIMNIIPMIPQGEFSSLRAPTTEERAKAQKACEEFVSQMKHCRQCRADAYGLLGKDLSQVSEERRRLIRLKRDS; translated from the coding sequence ATGCCAGATAAAGAAAATGAGAAGGTTCAGGGAGATAGCAGGCATTCGGAAATATCAGCATGTCCTGAATATGAGGGCAGTGATGTTCTAAGAAAGATAGCTGATCATCCCTGCTATGATCCAAAAGCCCAGCACAAGTATGGACGGATACATCTTCCTGTTGCACCTGCATGCAATATCCAGTGCAGGTTCTGTGTACGTGAATACGACTGCGTCAACGAGAGCAGGCCCGGGGTTACCAGTGAAGTTCTAACCCCCCAGGAGGCTGTCTCCAAACTTCGAAATGTGCTAAGTGAACACCCTTATATCAAGGTGGTGGGAATTGCAGGGCCTGGAGATCCACTGGCAAATGATGAGACATTTGAAACTCTTGAGCTGGTTAAGAAAGAGTTTCCTGATCTTCTTCTGTGCATGAGCACCAATGGTCTGGCTCTTCCTGATAGGGTGGATGATCTGGTTAGGCTGGATATATCCACTCTTACAGTTACTGTGAATGCAGTTGATCCTAAAATTATGGAGAAGATCTATTCACATATAGTTCATGAAGGGAAGATCTACAAAGGTCCGGAAGCGGCAAAGATACTCCACAGGCGCCAGATGGAAGGTATCAGAGCAGCTGTGGATGCCGGTATTGTTGTGAAGATCAACACAGTTCTTATTCCTACTATCAATGATGACCATGTGGTAGATATTGCCAGAAGGATGAGTGAGATGGGAGTGTATATCATGAATATCATTCCGATGATACCACAGGGTGAGTTTTCATCCCTCAGAGCGCCTACCACGGAAGAAAGGGCAAAGGCTCAGAAGGCATGTGAGGAATTTGTAAGCCAGATGAAGCACTGCAGACAGTGCCGCGCTGATGCCTACGGACTTCTTGGAAAGGATCTGTCTCAGGTGAGTGAGGAGAGAAGAAGGCTGATCCGGTTAAAAAGGGATAGTTAA